CGACGACGGTCCCCTCCTGCGGCTTCTCCTTGGCGGTGTCGGGGATCACGATGCCCGACGCCGTGGTGGTCTCGGCCTCGTTCGCCTGGACGAGGATGCGGTCCTCGAGCGGCTTGATCGCAACCTGGGTCGCGGTAGTCACGGGCATACCCTCCTGGGGTACTGGTGTCGTTACCGTCCTCGCGAGCGCGAACGCACGCTGGACGGCGTCAATCTGCCTCATGCCACCGGGCGGGCCGTCGTCGCGGGTGCCGGACCGCCAGGCGTTGCTCCCGGAACGGGTCCGGGAAGCTTGGTGCTCCCGGGAACGGGCCCGGAAGGCTGGCACCCACCCATGGCGAGTGCTAACGGAAGGTTATTCCGGCGGCTAGCACTCCGTCAAGGAGAGTGCCAACACCCCGCGCGCCGCGCCGCCCCGGGCCGCCCGGAAGGATGGGGGCGTGGAGCTGGATCTGCTGCGTACCCCCGAGGGAGAGGCCGCGCTCGCCGCGGCCGCGGCGACGGACGGCGGTGACGCGCTGGCCGCGGCGGCCGGGCTGCGGCGCGCCGGGTTCCCGCCCGAGCTCGCCTCCGCCGCGCTCACCCAGGCCGAGCTGCGCCGGCGCGCGACCGCGAAGTTCGGCGCGGACGCGGACGTCATGTTCTTCACCCGGGCCGGGCTGGAGCAGGCCACCCGCGCCACGGTCGCGGCGCGCCGGGCGGCCCGGCTGCACGCGGCCGGCGTACGCGTGCTGGCTGATCTCGGTTGTGGGCTGGGCGCGGACGCGATCGCGGCGGCCCGGGCGGGCATCCGCGTGCACGCGGTGGAGGCCGACCCGCACACCGCGGCGCTGACCGCGGCCAACGCGGCCGCGCTGGGGCTGACCGGCCTGATCACGGTGACCACCGGTGACGCCACCGAGGCGGACCTGAGCGGCGTGGACGCGGTCTTCTGCGACCCGGCCCGGCGGGCCTCGAAGACCGGCCGGCGCGTCTTCGACCCCGCGTCGTTCTCCCCGCCCTGGGACTTCGTGGCCGGGCTGGCCGCGCGCGTGCCGCGTACCGTGCTGAAACTCTCCCCCGGCATCGACCACGCGCTGATCCCGGACGGCGCGGAGGCGGAGTGGGTGAGCGTGGGCGGTGACGTGGTGGAGGCCGCGTTCTGGTGCGGGCCGCTGGCCGGCGTGCCGCGCCGGGCCACGGTGCTGCCGGACGGTGGCGAGCTGACCGGCGAGGCCGACATCCCCGCCGAGGTCGGCGGCGTGCGGCGGTACGTCTACGACCCGGACGGCGCGGTCGTCCGGGCACACCTGGTGGCCGCGTTCGCGGACCGGGTCGGCGGCGTGCTGGCCGACCCGCAGATCGCCTACGTCTACGCGGACACGCCGGCACCGACCGGGTTCGGCCGCTGCCTGGAGGTCCTGGACACGATGCCGTTCTCGCTCAAGCGGCTGCGCGCGGAGCTGCGGCGGCGCGAGATCGGCCGGGTCGAGATCCTCAAGCGCGGCTCCGCGCTGGACGTCCCCCAGCTGCGCCGTGACCTGCGACTGAGCGGCCCGGCCGAGCTGTCGCTGGTGCTCACCCGGGTGGCCGGCGCACCCGTGACGCTGCTCTGCCGACCCGTACCGTCAGGAAATATGTCTTGATCTGCCAAAATGCCGGGGCTCGGGCGGGCATAGTGGGGTTTATCCCCTGAAGCGGATGAAAGGTCCACGTATGCGCCGCGGTATCGCCACCCTCACCGCCGCCATCGTCGCGGCCGGCTCGATCGCCGCCTGCGGGGGTGACGAATCGGGCGAGGCCCCGATCCCGAAGATCGCCGTCATCCTGCCGGACAGCGCCACCTCCGACCGCTGGGAGACCGCGGACCGCAAGTTCCTGGAGAGCGCGTTCACCAACGCCGGCATCCCGTTCGACATCCAGAACGCGCAGGGCGACAAGACCGCGTTCCAGAGCATCGCCGACCAGCAGATCACCAACGGTGCCACCGTGCTGATGATCGTCAACCTGGACTCCGGCACCGGCAAGGCGGTCCTGGACAAGGCGAGGGCCAAGGGCGTCGCGACGATCGACTACGACCGGCTCACGCTCGGCGGCGGCGCGGAGTACTACGTCTCGTTCGACAACGTGGCGGTCGGCCGGCTCCAGGGCGAAGGCCTGCAACGGTGCCTGACCGCGCTGAAGGCGACCAAGCCGGTGATCGCGGAACTGCACGGCTCCCCGACCGACAACAACGCCACGCTGTTCAAGGAAGGCTATCAATCCGTGCTGAACCCGCTCTACGCGAGCGGCGCCGCGGTGAAGGGCCCGGAACAGCCCGTGCCGGACTGGGACAACACGCAGGCCGGCAAGCTCTTCGAGCAGATGCTCACGCAGACCCCGAACATCCGCGGCGTACTGGCCGCGAACGACGGCATCGGCAACGCGGTCATCCAGGTGCTCAAGCGCAACAACCTCAACGGCAAGGTGCCGGTCACCGGCCAGGACGCGGACGTGCAGGGCCTGCAGAACATCCTCGCGGGCGACCAGTGCATGACCGTCTACAAGGCGATCGAGGAAGAGGCGAACGCGGCCGCGAAGCTGGCGATCTCGCTGGCCAAGGGCGAACGCCAGGCGGTCACCGGCAAGGTCACCGACCCGGAGAGCGGCCGCGAGGTCCCGTCCGTGCTGCTGACCCCGCGGGCGATCTTCCGGCAGGACGTGAAGTCCGTGGTCGTGGACGGCTACGTCACCCGCAACGAACTGTGCACGGACACGTTCGCCGCGGCCTGCCAGGAGCTCGGCATCTACTGAGCGATAGCCTTCCGTTCGTGGCGAAGTCTGCGAGCAAGGCCGGTGGCACGCCGGCGACGACGCTGCTCACCCGGCAGAAGATCACGTTCACCGCGCACACGTACGAGGTCGACCCCAAGGCCGCCTCGTACGGCGAGGCCGCCGCGGCCGCACTCGGCGTCCCGCCGACCCGCCTGTTCAAGACGCTGGTCGCGACCGTTGACGGGCAGCTCGCGGTCGGCGTGGTGCCGGTCTCGGCGTCGCTGGACCTGAAGGCGCTGGCGGCCGCGCTCGGCGGCAAACGCGCCACGATGGCCGAACCGGCCGCGGCCGAGCGCGCCACCGGCTACGTGACCGGCGGCATCTCCCCGTTCGGCCAGCGCTCCCGCCTGCCGATCGTGGTCGACTCGTCCGCCGAGGGCCAGGAGACCGTCTTCGTCTCCGGTGGCCGCCGCGGCCTCCAGGTCGAGGTCCCACCGGCCGCCTTCCCGGACGTCGCCGGCGCGATCTTCGCCCCGATCGCCACCGGCTGAGCTCGCCCCCCGTCGCCGTTTCCGCCGGCCTGTGACGCGATGCGGGCCGGAGGCGTTCGAGTCCCAACTGACGGAAGATCTGGTCCAGATGCCGGGCCGGAGGTAAGGCCGCGTCCGTGGGCGGCGGATCGCCTCACGGTGCCGCGCATCCCGCCGGTGGCGTCCCGGGCGACAGCGATGCCGCCACACCGCGCGGAGCACATAGATCTTCCCGCTTCCGGCGTGGCGACGCCCGCATGCTCCCGCGGGCCAACCTCGCCGCGGCCTGCGACTCCGCTGGCGCTCCGCTCCGGACGCGGCGTCGGAGCCGGTACCGCCGCCGGTCACCGAAACCCCGGCGACCCGCGCTGTCGGCCACCCGGCGCGCGGCGCAGGCCGGACCACCGCGACACGCATCGTCTCCCCCGGACCCTGGCTCGAGCGGCCGCCCTGCCGCCGGCCGCCGGTCGCCGGCCGCCGGCCGCCGGTCCAACGCGATACGCGCTGCCGGCAACCGACAAGGACGCGACTCATCAGCCCGGCCACATCGGATTCTCGTCGCCCCAGGCACAACCGAGTCGCGCCAGAGCCGTGAACGCGACGGAGCGGGAGCCACAGCGAGGCGAACACGCGCCGCAAGCCGGAACGCGCGGCAGGCCGGCGTGCGCGGCAGGCCGGCGTGCGCGGCAGGCCGGCGTGCGCGGCAGGCCGGCGTGCGCGGCAGGCCGGCGTGCGCCGCACGTCGAGACGGGCTGGCTCGGCAGAGGCGCCGCACGCCGGGCCGCGCGGCAACGCCGAGACGCGTCGCCGCCGGGTGTGCCGCCGGCCGGAACGCGGCCGGAACCGCGGGCGGGACCCGGCGGAGGGTGGTCGACTTCGGGACGGTGATCGGGTGTGAACGGGGTCGGAAAAGGGGGGTGGACGGGCGTACCGGCGAAAGGGTTTGATCTTGTGTTTGGCGTGCGTGTCGGGCGTGTTGCGAAATTGTTATGCCATTAAACAAAAGAGGGGGTTGTGCCGCGTGCCACAGGCGAAATACGTTGCCGGGCACAACAAATCTTCGACACCGCAGGGAGCTCCACCACACGAAAGGACCATGCACAATGCGCAGAGTCCTGACCACGCTGGCCGCGGCCGGCCTTGCCGCGGGGACGCTCGTCGCGTGCGGCGACGGCTCCGGCACCGGGGACGCGCGACCCGCCAAGATCGGCGTCATTCTGCCGGACAGTGCCTCGTCGAACCGCTGGGAGACCGCGGATCGCAAGTATCTGGAGGCGGCGTTCAAGGCGGCCGGCGTCGAGTACGACATTCAGAACGCCCAGGGTGACAAGAACGCGTTCCAGACCATCGCGGACCAGATGATCACGAACGGCACCACGGTCCTGATGATCACCAACCTTGACTCCGGCACCGGCAAGGCCGTGCTCGACAAGGCGAAGAGCCAGGGCGTCGCCACGATCGACTACGACCGGCTCACGCTCGGCGGCAGCGCGGAGTACTACGTGAGCTTCGACAACGTGCAGGTCGGCAAGCTTCAGGGCGAGGGCCTGCAGAAGTGCCTGACCGACCTGAAGGTGACCAAGCCGGTCGTCGCGGAGCTGCACGGCTCGCCCACCGACAACAACGCCACGCTCTTCCAGCAGGGCTACGAGTCGGTGCTGAACCCGCTGTACGAGAACGGCACCTACATCAAGGGGCCGCAGGAGCCGGTGCCGCAGTGGAACAACACGACGGCCGGCACGATCTTCGAGCAGATGCTCACCCAGACGAACAACAAGATCGACGGCGTGCTGGCCGCGAACGACGGACTCGGCAACGCGGTCGTGACCGTGCTGAAGCGGAACGGCCTGAACGGGAAGGTGCCGGTCACCGGCCAGGACGCGGACGTGCAGGCGCTGCAGAACATCCTCGTCGGCGACCAGTGCATGACCGTCTACAAGGCGGTCAAGCAGGAGGCGGACGCGGCGGCCGAGCTGGCCATCGCGCTGTCGAAGGGCGAGCGGAAGGACGTACCGGGCCGGGTGACCGATCCGGAGACGAACCGCGCGGTTCCGTCCGTGCTGCTCACCCCGAAGGCGATCTTCTTCGATAGCGTCAAGGACGTGGTCGCGGACGGTTACTGGACCGCGGCGGAGCTGTGCACCGGTGTGTACGCGGCCAAGTGCACCGAGGCCGGCGTCAGTTAGAGCCCCGCACCACCGCGCCGCCCGGACGCCGTTCCGGGCGGCGCGAGGACGTTCGAGCCGCTAGGAGAGATGTGTCCGGGACACCCCTGCTGGAACTGCGCGGGATCGACAAGGGCTTCGGCCCGGTCCAGGTCCTGCGCGACGTGCACTTCGCGGTCCACCCCGGCGAGGTCACCGCGCTGGTCGGTGACAACGGCGCCGGCAAGTCGACGCTCGTCAAGTGCGTCAGCGGCATCTACCCCATCGATTCCGGCCAGGTCTTCTTCGAGGGACGGCCGGTCGCGATCAACAGCCCGCGCGACGCGGCCTCGCTCGGGCTGGAGGTCGTCTACCAGGACCTCGCGCTCTGCGACAACCTCGACATCGTGCAGAACATGTTCCTCGGCCGGGAGAAGCGCAGCGGGCTGGTGCTGGACGAGCCGACCATGGAGCAGCTCGCGGCGGAGACGCTGGCCAGCCTGTCGGTGCGCACGGTCAAGTCGCTGCGCCAGCACGCGTCCAGCCTCTCCGGCGGTCAGCGGCAGACCGTGGCGATCGCCAAGGCCGTGCTCTGGAACAGCAAGGTCGTCATCCTGGACGAGCCGACGGCCGCGCTCGGCGTGGCGCAGACCGCGCAGGTGCTGGAGCTGGTCCGCCGGCTCGCGGACCGGGGCCTGGCGGTCGTGCTGATCTCGCACAACATGAACGACGTCTTCGCCATCTCGGACCGGATCGCCACGCTCTACCTCGGGCGGATGGCCGCGCAGGTGAAGACCACGGACGTGACGCACTCGCAGATCGTCGAACTGATCACGGCGGGGCGCAGCGGCGAGCTCGGCCTGGCGGAGAACGGGGGGCCGAGGTGACCACGGAGCCGACGGTGGGCGGGCACGTCCGCGACTACCTCAGGCGGGTGCGCGGGGGCGACATCGGCTCGCTGCCGGCCGTACTCGGGCTGATCGCGCTCTGCGTGTTCTTCGGTGTGATGCGGCCCGCGTTCTTCAGCGCCGGCAACTTCGCGAACCTGTTCACCCAGGGCGCGGCCGTGACCATCATCGCGATGGGCCTGGTCTTCGTGCTGCTGCTGGGCGAGATCGACCTCTCCGCGGGGTACGCCAGTGGCGTCTGCGCGTCCGTGCTCGCGGTGCTGCTGACCTACCAGGGCT
This genomic window from Catenuloplanes niger contains:
- a CDS encoding THUMP-like domain-containing protein, giving the protein MDLLRTPEGEAALAAAAATDGGDALAAAAGLRRAGFPPELASAALTQAELRRRATAKFGADADVMFFTRAGLEQATRATVAARRAARLHAAGVRVLADLGCGLGADAIAAARAGIRVHAVEADPHTAALTAANAAALGLTGLITVTTGDATEADLSGVDAVFCDPARRASKTGRRVFDPASFSPPWDFVAGLAARVPRTVLKLSPGIDHALIPDGAEAEWVSVGGDVVEAAFWCGPLAGVPRRATVLPDGGELTGEADIPAEVGGVRRYVYDPDGAVVRAHLVAAFADRVGGVLADPQIAYVYADTPAPTGFGRCLEVLDTMPFSLKRLRAELRRREIGRVEILKRGSALDVPQLRRDLRLSGPAELSLVLTRVAGAPVTLLCRPVPSGNMS
- a CDS encoding sugar ABC transporter substrate-binding protein, with protein sequence MRRGIATLTAAIVAAGSIAACGGDESGEAPIPKIAVILPDSATSDRWETADRKFLESAFTNAGIPFDIQNAQGDKTAFQSIADQQITNGATVLMIVNLDSGTGKAVLDKARAKGVATIDYDRLTLGGGAEYYVSFDNVAVGRLQGEGLQRCLTALKATKPVIAELHGSPTDNNATLFKEGYQSVLNPLYASGAAVKGPEQPVPDWDNTQAGKLFEQMLTQTPNIRGVLAANDGIGNAVIQVLKRNNLNGKVPVTGQDADVQGLQNILAGDQCMTVYKAIEEEANAAAKLAISLAKGERQAVTGKVTDPESGREVPSVLLTPRAIFRQDVKSVVVDGYVTRNELCTDTFAAACQELGIY
- the ybaK gene encoding Cys-tRNA(Pro) deacylase, which gives rise to MAKSASKAGGTPATTLLTRQKITFTAHTYEVDPKAASYGEAAAAALGVPPTRLFKTLVATVDGQLAVGVVPVSASLDLKALAAALGGKRATMAEPAAAERATGYVTGGISPFGQRSRLPIVVDSSAEGQETVFVSGGRRGLQVEVPPAAFPDVAGAIFAPIATG
- a CDS encoding sugar ABC transporter substrate-binding protein, translated to MRRVLTTLAAAGLAAGTLVACGDGSGTGDARPAKIGVILPDSASSNRWETADRKYLEAAFKAAGVEYDIQNAQGDKNAFQTIADQMITNGTTVLMITNLDSGTGKAVLDKAKSQGVATIDYDRLTLGGSAEYYVSFDNVQVGKLQGEGLQKCLTDLKVTKPVVAELHGSPTDNNATLFQQGYESVLNPLYENGTYIKGPQEPVPQWNNTTAGTIFEQMLTQTNNKIDGVLAANDGLGNAVVTVLKRNGLNGKVPVTGQDADVQALQNILVGDQCMTVYKAVKQEADAAAELAIALSKGERKDVPGRVTDPETNRAVPSVLLTPKAIFFDSVKDVVADGYWTAAELCTGVYAAKCTEAGVS
- a CDS encoding ATP-binding cassette domain-containing protein; translation: MSGTPLLELRGIDKGFGPVQVLRDVHFAVHPGEVTALVGDNGAGKSTLVKCVSGIYPIDSGQVFFEGRPVAINSPRDAASLGLEVVYQDLALCDNLDIVQNMFLGREKRSGLVLDEPTMEQLAAETLASLSVRTVKSLRQHASSLSGGQRQTVAIAKAVLWNSKVVILDEPTAALGVAQTAQVLELVRRLADRGLAVVLISHNMNDVFAISDRIATLYLGRMAAQVKTTDVTHSQIVELITAGRSGELGLAENGGPR